The Oreochromis aureus strain Israel breed Guangdong linkage group 7, ZZ_aureus, whole genome shotgun sequence region AATGGACCTTTTCTTCAGCAGGCTGGGATGCCCAGAATAATTCCTCCCactttaaactattcctgagcAGTATTGAAAAAACGACCAGTCGTCTGTAGTGTCTGAACTCTACATCTTCCAGCGCGCCTTCACCCACTACTTCTGTTGTGGCTGAGCTATGCCTGTCTTGCAGAGCCGTTGATCGCTGCCTCCGAACACATCACGCTTCCAGTGGAAGGAGAAAGCCTCACGCTGCAGTGCAACCTGACCAGCGCCCACAGCACCGCCCAGGAAAGCTTCTGGATGAAGAACGGCGAGGAGATCCCGGAAACGCGCGACTCAAGCAAGAACACTGAGTACAGGTATAGATGGTCAGCTTTTTTCATGAGTGCGAGAGGAAGAGGTGTTTAGCAGCCTGGCGTGCGTTCACGTGAGATGTATTTCTGCTCCGCAGGGTGAACAGACCAAGAGCAGACAACGCTGGAGTGTACATGTGTGTCTACACCTTCAGCATGGCTCCTTCGGCCAACGCCACCATCGAAGTTAAATGTAGGTGTTGATTGGCGACCTAAAGCCGTCTTTGCAATTTTGAGGCCACATTAGAGATGCCACCAATAAAAATGGCCTTGAGCACTTGCATCGCTGTCATGTGAGGACCTGTGATCTCAAACGGCTCTGCTGGCTGCTCAGGGGCAGCCGGTGCCCTTGACACCTCCATCAAGCCAGTGCCCGGCTCAGTGGCAGCAGATGGTGTCTTGTTTGTCTGATGGAAAGGGATTATGTCTCAACGGTAAAATCTGGTCAGCCTTTTCTGCTGTTGCATTGCAATGGAGGCAAATTGGATTTCAGGGGCAGTTTTCTTGATATTATATGGGGCATTTCTATTAATGCAGTCCGTTTTATAATATACTGAGTAATGCACACAGTTTATGGTTACATTGGCTCAAATACTCTTGCTAGATTAAATGTAATGCTTTATGTTTGAAGTTCACTTTCATACACACAAATGTTTGTCTCTGCATTGTAAAAAGACTACTGGAATGACCCCTGCTAGGTGCTTCAGTGctttattcttaaaaaaaagaaattgtgaTTGACCTCGTGACTGTTGTAGTGCAAGTTATGTTTAGCTTTTACTCAGATTACTTCATAAACGTGCAATGTGGTTAAAAACAATACAGCCAACAGTGAGAGCATTATTATCAGTTTCAACttggaaaaataacaaaaattatattattatcgttattttttttaaaattgatttctcaaatgtgttttgtgttttagctGCTCCTGAGATTGTAGGCCACAAACGTAGTGAGAATAAGAACGAGGGCGAGCACGCTATACTCCACTGTAAGTCTGTGGGCTATCCTCACCCTGTGTGGTCCTGGCGCAGGAACGACAAGGTATGTCATATGAATTTAAATGATACTGCTTAGATATCATTTGTGATGTTtagattttatgattttatgattttaaaaagatTCTAAGTCTCATATGTACAGCAACTGGTGGTAAAGTTAATCTCCTGCTAGTAATTCAGCCTAGCTACCTAAGCAGAAGGTCACCATTAAGAACACTTAAGGTTAAGAGGTTAAAGTCCACAAATCCCACAGCTGCAGTTTAACACAGGAaggattttatgtgtttgactTACTCTAACACCCACCGATATAACACTTTCACCTGAAAAGTATCACACTCAGGCACGActgttgtttttcagtctgattttatgtaaaaaaaaagcccaTGGTCATAGaaagtttattaaaaaacaaccttttaaaataaaagtgaaaatactCTTTTCAGTGTACTTTTACTTTAGTATAACTACATTAATGTAGTTAAAGCTAAGTTTTATTGGTAAAAATCTATTTCAAAGATGCCATTGAACTCCAAAATGAAGTAGAAAAATGGATGTTTAAGCCTTTACTCCTGGTAAAGGCTTAACATTTACTCTTGGTGCTTAAAGCCAGTTTGAACAAATGCTTGTAAAGCAACATTAATAAGTACATAATTACCCCttagtgtttatttttatgcacTTTTTACGTGTAAGTAACTGTAATTGCTAACTACTGTAGTAGTTAGTAATTACAATACAATTACTATTAGTTAGCAGTTCCTATATTAGTTGATATTGTTGTGTAGTGTTAGATCATATTAGTCACTaaattaggtacaccttgctagtagcTGGGTTGGACCCCCTTaggccttcagaactgccttaattctttatAGCATAGATTAAACAAGGTGCTTGAAACAATCGTCGTCTCAAAGGTGCTccattggattgagatctggtgaatGTGTAGGTCATTTTAGGAGCAGTGTACTCATTgacatgttcaagaaaccagtttaaaaatatattagcTTTATAACATGGTACATTATCCTGCTGTAAGGAGCCATCAGAAGACGCATACACTGTGTGGATCGGCAACAATACTCACGTAGGTCGGTGGTGATTCAGTGATGCTCTGTTTGAGTTAAGAGGGCCAAGAAAATACCCCCCACACCATTAGACCACCACAACAGCCTGAAATGTTGATAAAGGGCAGCATGGATCCAAGCCTTAATGTTGTTTATAAAAACATCCTACCATCCAAATATTGAGGTAGAAATttagactcatcagaccaagcaACATTTTTTCAACCCTCTATCATCCAAATTTGATGAGCCCATGTGAACTGGAGCCTCcgtttcctgttcttagatgACAAAAAGCAGCACctgatcttctgctgctgtgtcaAGGTTGGGCGTGCTGtgcgttcagagatgctcttttgcataccttgattgtaacaagtggttatttgagttactgttgcctttatcaacttgaagcagtctgggcattctcctctgacctctgacatcaacactGCATTGTCACCCAGACAACTGCAGCTCATCTTTTTCAGATGAttcagagatggttgtgtgggaaaacccagtaaatcagcagtttctgaaatgcaagtggcttaaatcacctttcttttctgttctgatacacaatttgaacttcagcaggtcgttttgaccatgtctacaagcctaaatgcactgagttgctggaATGTGATTGGCTTATTAGACATTTGTGTTAAtaagcagctgaacaggtgtacctaataacaTGTCTGGTGAGTTTATAATACCCCATGATCTAAACTAAGGCACAAAAAACTGTCCATGTGAAAAAACTGTCACTGCCAAATCATCAGGATGATTCGTTGAATTTCTCTTCATTCCCTCTTCGTAGGactttgaaaacacaacacGCATCTACATCGTCAGCAAAGACAACTACACAGAGCTCCACATTCTGGACCTGGACATTAATGAAGATCCAGGCGTGTACGTCTGCAACGCCACCAACATGATTGGCCACACTACTGAGAAATCTGTGCTGAGGGTTCGCAGCCGCTTGGCCCCCTTATGGCCTCTCCTGGGGGTTTTGGCTGAGATCATCATCCTGGTCATCATCATCGTTGTTTATGAGAAGCGCAAGAAGCCAGAAGATTTACAAGACGGTGAGTCACCGCTGATGATGCTTAGGAATGTTTTATTAGTCCATTGTTTAAATATAACTGGGGATAGATTAGCTGCGTTCAGCATACAAATGAAATACCTAATGGGTCTGTCATGTGTGAGCTTGAAGGCTTTTCTTCACCAGGTGCGCCGGCAGAGTTGCCTGACACTGTGCCCATCGCTGTGCCCGCGTTCAATAATTCAGGCAGTGAGGCTGACCCAGAACGCAGACACTGTTGCACCTTGTCAGGACAATATCATGCCTTTAATATTAATGAGAAATATGATACTGCAGTGTTGAGGAGTTGGGCGGTTTCAATTATTAATACCTTTCCAGGGACCTTGTGGTGTCCTCAATGCAATGTCCCTAATGCAAACTTAACTATGAGACTCGTAATTTAGCTGTGAAACCTGAGTATGCCATCGTGCGATTTTCTGATAGCGCTGAGCACTTCTTTTGAGAGTCTAGCTACGTCATATATTATGCATTAACGGTATTTGGGCAACCTTTTCCTCTCAAACAGAATTTTGATGTTGTCACATGCTGATTAGCTGTAGCACCGAGGGAATGACTGACACCTAAGAGCTGTCGGTGGCTTTCACTAACGCCTACAGTCATTGCACTTGAACGTTTTCTCATTAcggtttattattttatcagaaTAGATTGCAGAATATGGGAGCAATATAGTCCCCTCGAGAATCCGTACAGCCTTTAAGCAGCAAATCACGACGGATGCAGATGGCTTTCTTTCGTGAATTGTTTTACTTGAAACTGTCGGACCTGGTTTCTCTCCGCTTGTtgcatatattttaaaagattGTTTTAATATCTCCCATCCTCCCCTTTTTCCAAATTGCCTAACGTAAACTGTGTTTGTGGTAAGTGAGAGACTTTGCATGCCTCGTGAATTTCAATAAGCATTCAGCCTCATCATCCTCCCGTCTGCGGCACATTATAATCAGCTCTTTTAAACGTTTCTGTTCCAAACTTtaggtttttatttgttttaataaaatgattatGCCATGTCTTTGCATCACACTCATAAACATAATCGCCGCAGCAGAGAAATGGCATGTAGCACTGTAAGGAATTTGAAGTGTTTCGTCACTGTTTGAAAGCGCTGCGCTGAGTTATCACCGCAGTACGGGGCTGATATTCATGGACCTGCTTCTCACTAATCTCCTTGAGTGAACAGATGTTCTTTGTGAGCGCTGCTTGTCTGTGCATGactacagtatttttttccccagtttgAATTCTGCCTGTTGTTCTCAGTTGCTTGTGCATTTTATTGTAATGTTTAATTAcactctgtgtgttttgtgagtGTTCTCATGAGCTACTTTTCATTCTGCATCGCAGCCAtttcatatatatgtgtgtatatatgtatgtatatatatatatatatatatatgtatatatatgtacacacacatatatatacacacacacatatatatatacacacacacacatatatatatatatatatatatatatatatatatatatatatatatatatatatatatatatatatatacatatgtatgtgtatatatatatatgtgtatatatatatatgtgtatatgtatatgtgtatatatatatatgtgtatatgtatatgtatatatatatatatatatatgtgtatatgtatatatatatatatatatatgtgtatatgtatatgtgtatatatatatatatatatatgtgtatatgtgtatatatatatatatatatgtgtgtatatatatatatatatatatatatatatatatatatatatatgtatgtatatatgtatgtatatatgtatgtatatatgtatatatatatgtatatatatgtatatatatatatatatatatatatatatatatatatatatatatatatatatatatatatatatatatatatatatatatatatatatatatatatatatatatatatacatatatatatatgtgtgtgagtgtatatatatgtgtgtgtgtatatatatgtgtatatatgtatatatatatatatatatatacgtgtgtgtgtgtatatatatgtgtgtatatatgtatatatatatatatatatatatatatatatatatatatatgtgtatatatatacacacacacacacatatacatatatatacacacacacacatatatatatacacacacacacacatacacacacacacacacacacacatatatatatatatatatatatatatatatatatatatatatatatatatatatatatatatatatatatatatatatatatatatatatatatatatatatatatatatatatatatatatatatatatatatatatatatatatatatatatatatatatatatatatatatatatatatatatatatatatatatatatatatatatatgtatatatatatgtatatatatatatatatatatgtatatatatatgtatatatatatatatatatatatatatatatatatgtatatatatgtatatatatatatatatatatatatatgtatatatatatatatatatatatatatatatatatatatatatatatatatatatatatatatatatatatatgtatatatatatatatatatatatatatatatatatatatatatatatatatatatatatatatatatatatatatatatgtatatgtgtatatatatatatatatataatgtatatatgtgtgtgtgtgtgtgtgtgtgtatatatatgtatgtgtgtgtgtgtgtgtgtatatatatacgtgtgtgtgtgtgtgtgtatatatacgtgtgtgtgtgtgtgtgtatatatatacgtgtgtgtgtgtgtgtatatatatatacgtgtgtgtgtgtatatatatacatatgtgtgtatatatatagtttGCTCTTGTGTTACCTCACCTAGGCTATGTTTTTATTTGGTAACAGTTTGTACTCGGAAACCGCAGCCATAGAGATTTTTAGGGCACTAAATGTCAGCTTTAAGCAAAACACCTCATCAGCGTGTGCAGCTTCTTTgcgattattttattttttttggtgttCATTTCTCCATATTTTCCTCTTGCTGCCACAGATGATGACCTAGCTGGACCAGTGTAAGTATAAACATTTCACCTCTTACCACCTTATCTCTGTTTAGCTTGGTAAagtaatgtgtgttttgttgtagATTATCATGATGTATCTACTCCAGACAGTCTGTAGAGCTCACTGTGAAGTAGTTCCTAAAACTGGGTCACAAATAACGGTGAGCATCATGTCCTAGTATTTCAGATAAATCACCGGACGGTATTTTAAGGTCAAGTTTGGACACTGTTGCTGTGACTGACAAGTTGTCCGGATTAGGAAAGTCCTGCTTAAGCCGCCCATGTTTGGCAGTGAGAGGCAGTATGCATTgttcattaaatgttttttaacgCGCTACAACATAGTTTCAGGCAGATGTGTTATTTAAGGCATAGTTTTgttcttcctctttcccctcctGGCTTCAGTAATCTATTGACAGGTGTCCTGGTAACCTACATTTTAGTTACCTAGTATCTTttttgagaggaaaaaaacttaCCTCActggaacacacacaaaaaagaacagaaaaaactcTCAGCATGTAAAAATTAtgcttaaaaatgttaaaaaaaaacccatttacaTAAATGGTCCTGGGTCTGGTTTTGTCCTTGCTGCAGTCTGAatgtaaaagatggacgtagccTCAGATCTAAAAACTGTAATCTAATGCGAGAGTGCTTTATACCTGCATTCTctttaatggccagcagggggcaacaaAATGTCTATAGAAGTCTATAGAAGCAAAAACTAATATGGTTCCCACATGACTTAATATCTCAGTAAACATTTTCCTCATGTGTTTATGGGCTCAGTCACTAGTTTTAAGTCGTGTTAGAGAAAATGTGATGTACATTTTTTTATAACTTATTGTCCCATTTAGTGTAAAATACATTATAGCATGGGTGCCAAATATAAGGTTCGGGGGCCAGAAGTGAcccaataaaatatatataggaCAGTCTAAGCAGGGACCTACAAGATTTTTCTCTAATTTTACATTTgccatgtagaaaaactgacatgtgctgttgaaattgcacttctttatattatattaagatatctcagggattaaatgtgtagctAAATGTTTTTAGACTGACAGAAAGTGGAGTTTCACTCATTTGGCCCACATAACTGGGCTGTACTCGGCCctcaatgtaaaatgagtttgacatccaaGCATTATATAGGCTTAAAGGTTTAAAGACTAGACATGACAAAAGGACTAAATGACATTGCTctggctatgtccatctttgaTATACAGTTTATGGCTGCAAACATTAGTAGTAGATGTTTTCGTCAGTGCTTCCATTAATAACCCTGATCCCATCATCAAGGCATCAGTCAACTGTCAACATCAGTCAGTTTcatctataaataaaatgatggTAAATTTCTACCACAAGCTTGCAGATGTTAAAATTGGTTAATTAGCAGCCAGCAGCGCTTATTTCATGTCATGAAACAGAAAGCCGAGCTttagctgtttttatttcatacatGACAACAATCATTTTACAGTTGTTAGGACTGAGATCACGAGTTTCTGTGTGTGACGTGTGTTCAAaagctttatttaaatttgGCTCATCTCCGTTCAAGATCATCTTCTTGATCATGTCCAAACAGTTTCCAGCATAACTGCTATTCTGACCACTTCTACTGTCTCTGTAATTTTTGCCAAGAGACCAAATATCAACCgacctgatttatttttttcccccctacgAAGGATTTGTGAAAGAGTGCCATCTTGTGTCATTGTGAGTGTAGGTAGCTTAATGAAAAATCATGGGTCACCACCCAGACCGCTTGATATAATTTGAGACTTGCCATTTACACCACAAGGCGTTTTTTTAGGGATTTGATCACAGAACTGCTTGATAACACCTCATATATGCTTCATTTGAGATGAGAGCTGATTGTGTGTTTTACTTCTTTGTAAAGGAAAACTAACTCGACCAACAACCACAAAGACAAGAATCTCCGCCAGAGGAATACAAACTGAGCAGCCTGTCTGCTGAGTAAGTATTAAATTATTAAGAGAAGCCCTGATAATAAAGACCCGTGGCCACAAACCCAAGATGActgatttaatttgatttaattaaGTGTAATTACATAGCACCAAATGagaacaacagttgcctcaaggtgctttatattataaggtaaagacccttcAAGAATACAAATTGACTATACGAAACAATAACTGAATGCTTTTGTCACGCAGGATAACTCATATATACTAATAGATCGCATTTACACTGGGCTAACGAGCTGAATCTTCTCTTTTCTGCAGGTCTCATTACACATGTATTGACCATATGAAGGTAAACAAGAATGGACTCCATACCCGTTGTTTATAGGACACATCTGCCATTAAAAGTATGGTTGTGGAGGAATTAAATGAGGCATGCCTTATGATTTTATTGTGTGAGGGTGTGAGGTCAGGAGGTACCCAAACCATTATAGAATTGTTAACATTATAACCATTGTGACTGCATGCGGTTGTTGACGTTTATTATTTTTCCCCACCCTCTTAACCACTAATTTAACATGTTTACTACTTCTAAAAATAATGCATGCAAGACGTTGACCTTCTGTTTGATGCAGAAAtggcttttttttggttttgttttgttttttttctctgagagTGGCTTCATTTTAATAATCTGTACTGTGTGTTTTAGAGGAAAAACGACACTCAGCAAAAGAAAATACCACCATAATCTGGTATGACAGATGTGTACAGTTTTATCATCCTGCTGCATACCATTGGGTCATTTTATCCGACAGTATCTATTACATTTAAGGGCTTTGCAATGTCCCTCTAAATTTGATTAAGATCTACTGTatgtatgtactgtatgtatTAAATCACAATAACTATGTATCAGATCACCGTTAATATAAAGACTATCCATATTATATGATGCACTTAAATGTTGAAAAGTATGAAAAAAACCTGTATAAAAGCCTACTTTAGGAAATCTGTACTAATCATTCTAACGGATTATTTTATAATTATGTGTGTTGTACAGCATGGCTATTATCCTATGCAATTATCATCCATATCAATATATTGCAAATCATTGCAGCTTTTGATTTCTCTGTGACAAAGCTTTAATCTAGTAGGATCACCGTAGAGCGTTGATGGCACACAACACAGCTGCATGAATTCTCGACAGCTTACGTGGGGCAGAAAGGAAAGCCCGCGTCCAAGCTGACACATGTGAAGCAATTCCAAGATCCcgagtcatttttaaaaataaatattttaaaaactcaaaCGTGTCTGGCAAATCagtttctttgcaaaacagacaGAGTTGTACTCTTAGTCACATGGGCTCTCAAAAGTGGAGAACAGCTCCATCTAGTGAGATTTTAGGAGGTCGCAGTGGAACTGGGGAATGCAGCGATGAACGTCAGAGCAATAAAGACCTGCAAACCATGAGGAAAGTGTTCGGGGTACTTGGAAGTCTTACGCTGTGAAATTCAAACATCAGATTAGAtatgaaaagacagaaaatagtACACGGTGCTTTCACCGTGTACTAACCGTTTGAGTGACAGCCGAGGGATGAAGCTGCCTTTCTTTTTAGGATTAATGGAGGATGCCACTGAGGTCGCGTCTTGAAATGAAGGAAAGGAAATGAGTTTTAAACGGCAGATTCAGATATTCAGAGGGCCCGATGTTTATAGTTCTGTTTTATGGTGCAATGTCAAATACTTTGACTTTGTAGTTCTGCCACTGTGGAGGGAGCTTTTTATAAGTTGTCAGGTAGTGAAACAGGCAAACCTACATGTCAAGTCAGCCATTAAAAGCTTTTCATTCCTGATTTTAGTGCACATCATTGGAAtatgcatgcatacatacatcTCAGTTGGTTTACTGAGACTGATCTGTGTTCTTGTTGTACAGTTCTCTTTGCTTGGTATAAAAATCAATGTGCAAATTTAAACTGAGTCACATGAGACGTCCTTAATCTTTGaagccttttctttttcttttaaactttattcaacaCTTTGCATAGTACGAAACTGCAAACATAACAGATAACAGAGCGGTCACAGACATTTATGTAAtcccaaaaaagaaagaagaagaagaaaggggcATATCTTTACTCTCCGCTCTGTGGAGAGCATACTGTACCCAGGTGCTTGGTTTCATTCAGTTTTGGTCCATTCATTGCTGCCTACTCTCACACCAGTCCATATCTGGACTTGAAACTGTTCCTCTTAAACACTGTCCTaagcctcttcttcttcttcttcaaaaaGGGAGATCAATTTATCttgtaaagctttaaaaaaaagtgtgataTCTCActagatttaaaataaatacggCATATATTTTTTCTCCTGTGTTATCCTCGAGCTGTAGTGGGAAGCACATTCatcacaaaatgtgggaaactGCTGCAGCACAACAAAGGCGGGCACTATTTTCTCATTCCTCCTGGCTGGTAGCATCAGTTTCTTCCCTGATGGACTTTtaggaatattttaaaaagctatTACCAGCTGGAGAATTATAAACTATTGTTCTGtgactttttctgtcttttttttaactgttctaTTAATTGTTTGGGTCTAATTCCTGTGATGTAATGCTGCACCCTGGATTAATATGTCAGCAGGATTCAAACGGTAATAAAATCAGTCCATTTCTAGAGCAGAGAGACATCTGTGACTTTGTGAACCCGGAAAAAAAGGAGGGAACACAACTCCTGACAAAAATGATTTGTTGTTCCCTCCGGGCGGATTAATCTCTCGGATGTCAGGTGAACTTTAAACCAGTGTGATGGACTAGTTCTTAAACACGCCAGCGGATTGTTTTAATAACAAATCTAAAGAGTTCTCCAAACTTAATGGAGagattaatgttttatttatttatttatttattttatttatttactttatttacatCTGCTGCCACAGTTGTCAACATCATGTGTCACAAATGGCATATAATTAGTTGTCTTAAATAAAGACTTTTAGTGGTAAGTGAAACAAAGCAGTGATTAGTGCAAAATAGCATCATACAGTGTGACATACCATTTAAATGTAAGTTTTGGGGTAATA contains the following coding sequences:
- the LOC116332608 gene encoding neuroplastin-like isoform X1 gives rise to the protein MIPGNRRAAVMIFSVAIFGALMLQSVSSQNEPLIAASEHITLPVEGESLTLQCNLTSAHSTAQESFWMKNGEEIPETRDSSKNTEYRVNRPRADNAGVYMCVYTFSMAPSANATIEVKSAPEIVGHKRSENKNEGEHAILHCKSVGYPHPVWSWRRNDKDFENTTRIYIVSKDNYTELHILDLDINEDPGVYVCNATNMIGHTTEKSVLRVRSRLAPLWPLLGVLAEIIILVIIIVVYEKRKKPEDLQDDDDLAGPVKTNSTNNHKDKNLRQRNTN
- the LOC116332608 gene encoding neuroplastin-like isoform X2 — translated: MIPGNRRAAVMIFSVAIFGALMLQSVSSQNEPLIAASEHITLPVEGESLTLQCNLTSAHSTAQESFWMKNGEEIPETRDSSKNTEYRVNRPRADNAGVYMCVYTFSMAPSANATIEVKSAPEIVGHKRSENKNEGEHAILHCKSVGYPHPVWSWRRNDKDFENTTRIYIVSKDNYTELHILDLDINEDPGVYVCNATNMIGHTTEKSVLRVRSRLAPLWPLLGVLAEIIILVIIIVVYEKRKKPEDLQDAGPVKTNSTNNHKDKNLRQRNTN